From Diospyros lotus cultivar Yz01 chromosome 4, ASM1463336v1, whole genome shotgun sequence, a single genomic window includes:
- the LOC127800062 gene encoding uncharacterized protein LOC127800062, protein MSTSRLITPSSLNSLQIKFYCQSRAQIFKPSSCLAFSKPQNGLLHICNGRRAQTRGLVVHGGLQSGGPLPSEPPPSLWPNTATWILAAMMTLGLPFLRHKWGPLFKFSKEAEAVVETADHVAEVIEDVAEGVEKVMEEVAGELPEGGRLGHAVEFIENVAQETAKDAHLAGDIIDKVEKMEEEVESFMERADGGEVSGTPKQGTDQTQR, encoded by the exons ATGTCAACATCAAGATTGATCACCCCTTCTAGCTTGAACAGCCTGCAGATCAAGTTCTATTGCCAATCTCGAGCCCAGATCTTCAAACCCAGTTCTTGCTTGGCATTCTCAAAGCCCCAGAATGGCCTTCTGCATATCTGCAATGGCCGGAGAGCTCAGACCAGGGGCTTGGTCGTCCATGGTGGCCTCCAATCAGGAGGCCCACTTCCTTCAGAACCACCTCCAAGCTTGTGGCCAAA CACGGCGACTTGGATTCTGGCCGCGATGATGACCCTCGGCTTGCCCTTCCTGAGACACAAATGGGGGCCGCTTTTCAAGTTCAGCA AGGAAGCTGAGGCCGTGGTGGAGACGGCGGACCATGTGGCGGAAGTTATCGAAGACGTGGCTGAGGGAGTGGAGAAAGTGATGGAGGAGGTGGCCGGTGAGCTCCCGGAAGGTGGACGGCTTGGCCATGCCGTTGAATTCATCGAAAACGTGGCCCAGGAGACGGCTAAAGATGCCCATTTGGCCGGAGACATCATTGATAAG GTTGAAAAAATGGAGGAGGAGGTGGAATCGTTCATGGAAAGGGCCGATGGTGGTGAAGTCAGTGGCACCCCCAAACAAGGCACTGATCAGACTCAGAGATAG